From the genome of Haloarcula taiwanensis:
GAGACTGACGAACAGTAGCGCCTCGCGTGGTCCGAGTTCGTGAGTGTCGCTGACTTGCTCCAGCACCACACCGACCGTGATAGCGACCGCGATAGAAATCAGGAAGGCAGCGGTATCGTCTCCATACAGCAACGCAATCCCGAGCGGGACCAGCATTGCGACGGCGAGATATTTAATCACAGTGCCGGTCAAGGCAATACTCTGTCGCCAGTCGACACGAATCGACATCACTGATCACCGACCATTATCTGACGCTCACACACCCGCTATCAAAAAGCCCCGCGTTCTAACAGCGCTGCTTCCGGCGACACTCCTCGTTCTCAGCGTCGCTTCGGTGGGTTTCTGTTCCGTCCTGACAGCGTACCGACCGCGTATGCAGTAGCCTCGTCCGCTGTCAATTCGCCGTTGAAACTGCTGGCGACGCTGAACTGACGACTTAGACGTGGCCGTGTTCTTTTGCCCCCTCCCGGATCTTCTTTGACCGCTTTCGGACGCGTGAGACGTACCGTTCGATTTTTTCCGGTTTCTCGCCGTAAAAGGACGCGGCCCAGTGGACGTCGACACCATCTTGGGTGAGGAAGTAGGCGACAAGCGTGTCCCGGCCGGCCTGGATAACCGTCGGCGGCACGCCGCGCTCGCCGGTTCCGGCTTCCTGAAAGCCGTTCACGTCGAAGTACACGTCGGCGTACAGCGTCGCCATCTCGGGGTCATCGAAGGCGATCCCCTCGTGGTCCGGGGCCTCGAATCGGTACCGTGTGTCACCCTCGCCTGTCGTTCGTTCGACGATACGCACATCGAGGATGTACTCGCGGTAGGTGGAACTGTCCGTCGCTGCAGCAGCGGTGTCTGATTTTGGCATGGATAGGTCGGTTTGGTGTTACGGTTGCCGGCTTGTTCTGGCCGCAAGCGCTGCCACCGCGGCGAGTGAAGCGAGAACCAGCGCTATCGGGAGTGACCCGTTCGCGCCGGTCGTCGACTGCTCGCCGCCTGGCGCTGTGGTCCCTGCGGTACTCGGGGTACTGGCTGACCCGGCTGTGGACTCGCTGTCGGGTGACGACGCGTCGGTCATGCCGGCCACTGTCTCCGTCGTCGCGCCCGGTGACACTGCGAGCGCTGTCGGCGCAGTCGTTGGCTCGACCGCGCCGCCCCCGTCGGCATCGATTTGGCTCGACGTGACGGTCAGCTGCGTCTCGCCGCCGTCGACGCCAGCGAGCTGGACCGTCGCGAGCGTCACGTCGCTGGCACCGGGCTCGATCTGCCCGTCGAGATCAGCCGCCTCAAGCGTGATTGTCCCGCCGTCTGAACTAATGACGGGTTCAGTCGTGAGACCGAGGCTGGCCGGGTAACTCGCGTTTTCGAACTGGGCAACCGCGGGGTCGTCAACTGTGAGTTCGAGCTGGTAGCCGGCCAGTCCGTTCGGCGCGCTGGTGAGGACGACCGGTGCGGCCATCGTTTCACCGGCAGGGACGGAGTCGGTCTCGATGCTGATTGTCGGCGTGCTCTGCCCTGCAGCGAGCGCGGGGACCGCCCCTGCGAGGCAGACGAGCGCGACGAGTGCGAGCGGGATGCCAGCGGCTCGGACGCAACCGCGTATGGAATAAGTGGTGTCGTCGGTCATTGTGTTGCTGTATCGAAAGATGGGGGGATCTCGGTTGCGGCCGTTAGTTGACCTCTTCGTAGAGCGCCGTCACGTCCGCGAAGTCGAGTTTGCCGTTCTCGTTGAAGTCGTACGCGCCGGTGTTCAGCTGGACGCTGTCGGAGTCCATGTTCGAGAACAGCACCTGCACGTCCTCGTAGTCGAGGCGGCCGTTGCCGTTGAGGTCCTCGAAATGCCCGTCGCCGTCCGGATCAGTCGGCGCGGCGTCGCCGACGACCGTCTGCGGGCCGCCCACGACGATACCGTTCCGAGCTTCTGCCTCGATGGCGTTGCCGCTCTCGTCGTCCATCTGCTCGATAGAGACAGTCAGGTCTGTCGTGCCGCCGCCGTTGGCGCGGACGTCGAGCGTCGCGAGTTCCACGTCCATCGCGCCTGACTGGACGTTCGTGTTGACGTCGGCAACCCGGA
Proteins encoded in this window:
- a CDS encoding cell surface protein; translated protein: MTDDTTYSIRGCVRAAGIPLALVALVCLAGAVPALAAGQSTPTISIETDSVPAGETMAAPVVLTSAPNGLAGYQLELTVDDPAVAQFENASYPASLGLTTEPVISSDGGTITLEAADLDGQIEPGASDVTLATVQLAGVDGGETQLTVTSSQIDADGGGAVEPTTAPTALAVSPGATTETVAGMTDASSPDSESTAGSASTPSTAGTTAPGGEQSTTGANGSLPIALVLASLAAVAALAARTSRQP